One Fuerstiella marisgermanici DNA window includes the following coding sequences:
- the atpH gene encoding ATP synthase F1 subunit delta, with product MSEPLKTRPDHVLEDPGAKAVASLYARSYLQAAKDNNIDEADEELASFVDEVLAGNPDFRNVLTSDSVSRDDKLKLIDRTLAPRCSEFFANFLRVLVRHGRIDLIEQIRQVAVVVQEELAGKRRVQIRSAKPLSDDSRWKIAERLHQKLGFEAVLQESVDESLIGGLVIQVGDTVYDSSLRTRLKTLTGRLTERTFHEIQSGRDRFSHPEGD from the coding sequence ATGTCCGAGCCACTGAAAACTCGACCTGACCACGTACTGGAAGATCCCGGTGCCAAGGCTGTGGCGAGTCTTTACGCGCGGTCGTATTTGCAGGCCGCCAAAGACAACAATATCGATGAAGCCGACGAAGAACTCGCCAGCTTTGTGGATGAAGTGCTGGCTGGCAACCCTGACTTTCGCAATGTGCTGACGTCGGATTCGGTTAGCCGAGACGACAAGTTGAAACTGATAGATCGAACACTTGCACCCAGGTGTTCGGAATTCTTCGCCAACTTTCTGCGGGTCCTGGTGCGACATGGTCGCATCGACCTGATTGAACAGATTCGCCAGGTGGCGGTTGTTGTTCAGGAAGAACTGGCGGGCAAGCGGCGAGTGCAAATTCGCAGCGCGAAGCCACTTTCAGATGATTCGCGATGGAAGATCGCGGAACGTCTGCATCAAAAACTTGGGTTCGAAGCGGTTCTGCAGGAATCGGTTGACGAATCTTTGATCGGCGGCCTGGTGATTCAGGTCGGTGACACTGTTTATGACTCATCTCTGCGTACCCGTCTGAAAACACTGACGGGGCGTTTGACCGAGAGAACTTTCCATGAAATTCAAAGCGGACGAGATCGCTTCAGTCATCCAGAAGGAGATTGA
- the atpF gene encoding F0F1 ATP synthase subunit B — translation MAVVLCCSLLAFPASGMADEDHPTAEAEAAEHVHDEAEADGHGDAHDTGLPMNFQSDLALWSLITFLVFLFVMKKMAWGPMIEGLDKREAGIRTAIAQAEENQRKSQALMAEYEDKLREAEGTVAEMVAEARRDAERTSHDIVAKAQADVDSMRVRATEEIAQAKNTALSEVFTSVNAQVAAATERVLGRALSDEDQDRLINEALEEVGA, via the coding sequence ATGGCCGTCGTTCTTTGCTGTTCGTTGCTGGCGTTTCCGGCTTCGGGCATGGCGGACGAGGATCATCCGACGGCTGAAGCGGAAGCTGCAGAGCACGTTCACGATGAAGCTGAAGCAGATGGTCATGGCGACGCCCATGACACGGGTCTGCCGATGAATTTTCAGAGTGACCTGGCATTGTGGTCGCTGATCACCTTTCTTGTCTTCCTCTTCGTGATGAAGAAGATGGCATGGGGGCCAATGATCGAAGGGCTGGACAAACGCGAAGCCGGCATTCGTACGGCGATCGCTCAGGCAGAAGAAAATCAGCGAAAGTCACAGGCGCTAATGGCCGAATACGAAGACAAACTTCGTGAAGCCGAAGGCACTGTGGCCGAGATGGTGGCCGAAGCCAGGCGAGATGCTGAACGTACCAGTCACGACATCGTGGCGAAAGCTCAGGCGGATGTGGATTCGATGCGAGTTCGCGCCACTGAGGAAATTGCTCAGGCCAAGAACACGGCGTTGTCTGAAGTGTTTACGTCAGTGAATGCTCAAGTGGCCGCTGCCACGGAACGCGTTCTGGGGCGAGCACTAAGTGATGAAGATCAGGACCGCCTGATCAACGAAGCTCTGGAAGAAGTTGGAGCATAA
- the atpE gene encoding ATP synthase F0 subunit C, with the protein MSQFIQKTILVCAAFLAMVVPAMAQDESGAPMVLTTIGAGIVVLGAGLGISKLAAAAFENMARQPEVAGDIRGAMIIVAAMVEGAAVIGLVVCLIQ; encoded by the coding sequence GTGAGTCAGTTTATTCAAAAGACCATTCTGGTTTGTGCTGCATTTCTGGCAATGGTCGTTCCTGCAATGGCGCAGGATGAGAGCGGTGCCCCAATGGTGCTGACAACAATTGGTGCCGGCATCGTTGTTCTGGGTGCTGGCCTGGGTATCAGCAAGTTGGCTGCAGCTGCGTTCGAAAACATGGCTCGTCAGCCGGAAGTTGCTGGAGACATCCGCGGTGCAATGATCATCGTTGCGGCGATGGTGGAAGGTGCGGCTGTAATTGGCTTGGTTGTCTGTCTTATTCAATAG
- the atpB gene encoding F0F1 ATP synthase subunit A, translated as MSANDNFHHVRDFSYFELPRGMHIDLPQIGSFQITKFMVLQVIAALLVLVIFRGLSKRIGNGQPVAGRFWNFWEMLALFIRDEVVRPTIGDEHHDHGDEHDFHGPGTHDHGMTDAAVKAADTAHPADQYLPFIWSCFFYVLICNLLGAIPFMGSATGNINVTAVLALCSFGATCLFGFQAMGVGGFFGNLVPDTGMSGAGGAALGIGMFFIELMGFFIKHSILALRLFGNIMGGHTALGVMLAFIAAAAHEGAALWGVVTVGSVLGQVGVGILELLVAVLQAYVFSFLATIFIAGAIHKH; from the coding sequence ATGAGTGCCAACGATAATTTTCATCACGTCCGCGACTTCTCGTACTTCGAGCTTCCTCGCGGCATGCATATTGATCTTCCACAGATCGGCTCGTTTCAGATAACGAAGTTCATGGTGTTGCAGGTGATTGCGGCACTGCTGGTACTGGTTATCTTTCGCGGTCTGTCAAAGCGGATCGGCAACGGGCAGCCAGTGGCTGGTCGTTTCTGGAATTTCTGGGAAATGCTGGCTTTGTTCATTCGTGACGAAGTGGTGCGTCCCACAATTGGCGACGAGCACCACGATCACGGCGACGAGCACGACTTTCATGGACCTGGAACTCACGATCACGGAATGACCGACGCAGCCGTGAAGGCTGCTGACACGGCTCATCCAGCGGATCAGTACCTGCCGTTTATCTGGAGCTGCTTCTTTTACGTTTTGATCTGCAACCTGCTGGGTGCGATTCCGTTTATGGGGTCGGCCACAGGCAATATCAACGTGACGGCAGTTTTGGCTTTGTGTTCCTTCGGGGCGACCTGTCTGTTTGGCTTCCAGGCGATGGGTGTGGGCGGATTCTTCGGGAATCTTGTTCCGGACACGGGAATGAGCGGAGCAGGTGGTGCGGCTCTTGGTATTGGAATGTTCTTCATTGAGCTAATGGGGTTCTTTATTAAGCACTCGATTCTGGCTCTGCGACTTTTTGGAAACATCATGGGCGGCCACACTGCTCTTGGTGTAATGCTGGCCTTTATCGCGGCGGCCGCTCATGAAGGAGCGGCGTTGTGGGGCGTTGTCACGGTTGGCAGTGTTCTTGGTCAGGTGGGTGTTGGGATTCTGGAGCTGCTTGTTGCGGTTCTTCAGGCATACGTATTCTCGTTTCTTGCGACGATTTTCATCGCAGGAGCGATTCACAAACATTAA
- a CDS encoding AtpZ/AtpI family protein, which translates to MVDDRVEHHDQTDRHRETQRRRQRTRSIAQAYRDYNELMTICLSLGACVGIGYWLDQKFGLKPLLTVTGVVLGMVTAGFSLRRLVQRFDRRSKERQDSRGSGSSGNQS; encoded by the coding sequence ATGGTTGATGACCGCGTCGAGCATCACGACCAAACTGACCGTCACCGCGAGACACAACGTCGTCGCCAACGAACTCGCAGCATTGCTCAGGCTTACCGCGACTACAACGAACTGATGACCATCTGCCTGTCTCTGGGTGCCTGCGTTGGCATCGGATACTGGCTCGATCAAAAGTTCGGACTCAAGCCACTGCTAACAGTGACGGGAGTTGTTTTGGGCATGGTGACGGCTGGCTTTTCACTTCGCCGACTTGTTCAGCGTTTTGATCGTCGTTCGAAAGAGCGACAGGATTCAAGAGGTTCAGGTTCGAGTGGAAACCAGAGTTAG
- a CDS encoding mechanosensitive ion channel domain-containing protein, whose protein sequence is MFQNLAHRRQRWVAVLWPCALLVLISLACPVLNAQTTAQPPNATAEKQEEEVAAPRTETVTAEQLDQLKKQIEGATDLDEEAKKKVLDTWQKAADALARAVKMEAQAPLDLAAIEKTAATAKDIQTKLAAAPDPALADLPSDPSLADLTSALAARQPRLQDAKQKLISLEAEPARRIERRAAIVGDQSTLAGRKEAIEKELAAPAPADESAFATAARRALLQARLREVIAEGPAHAAELAKYDASKAVDLPTLRIQEARKEVTRLQQEIDTLNKRITARRSNDARYIAEQLELFAQGEPVPTPYDVNGTGGQLYSEALTEPNALATATTTAELADENVDVTSNLAQATNDLTTANRTLEAFRARRIKTKEGIDRVGLTGAIGLELRRQLRSLADPGVIRQRCRDRQEKMRDVEFRRLDLEDQAEQVEQQMELLKLRDSRSAEDEKELRLATDRYTTLVTLEKSLGEYFNRLGELDATEQEYFREIEEFSTFIRERVLWIRSNRLPGHDDAGELIGTIKWFVSPVNWNRVRETIWKDAKEYVGLYGLITLLITLLFVIQGRFRHSLTRIAEVTARSTCREFMPTIRAAVLTAILALAWPALPAFFCWRLLSDAAASPLVLAVGEGLLAVTVGSLTLNLLRQLCRPSGLGLAHFEWSANAVRLLRSRIYSLMLLLLPLLFVETTLNAHENPQGRDSLERLVFVVSLIVLALFQYRVLHPKTGVFRDYLAANTSSFPFRLRWLLFWAAVMLPLTLAALAIIGYYYTAYELSWRLHVTTWVLISLLVLRAFLIRWFVVSHRRLRIEQARQRRQSLAEEAKAEASQSGLPKPAPQEAAVDLQEVSQQTQRFIDSGLAILGLVVIWFVWVNVLPALGILDRWGLWETSADVTVEYTDQEGRKGFRTEPKIEWVTVADVLIAIVLTVLTFTAASNIPGLLEITILQRLPLEPASRYACRMVGRYLIVVVGLVLATNAIGIGWSQVQWLAAALTVGLGFGLQEIFANFVSGLIILFERPVRIGDIVTIGEVSGSVSRIQIRATTITDWDRKEYIVPNKEFVTGRLLNWTLSDTTNRVLINVGVAYGSNTEKARQLLLETASSHPNVLTDPAPVATFEGFGDSTLNLFLRCYLPNLDNRLATITDLHESIDRAFKVAGIEIAFPQQDLHIRSVPPTLGNNSGPSSSDSYGESP, encoded by the coding sequence ATGTTTCAGAATTTGGCCCACCGCCGCCAGAGATGGGTTGCGGTGCTGTGGCCATGCGCGCTGCTGGTTCTGATTTCTTTGGCGTGCCCCGTTTTGAACGCTCAGACGACCGCCCAACCGCCAAACGCGACGGCAGAAAAGCAGGAGGAAGAAGTCGCGGCACCTCGGACCGAAACAGTCACCGCCGAACAGCTTGATCAGCTAAAGAAACAAATTGAGGGCGCAACGGACCTCGACGAAGAAGCGAAGAAGAAGGTTCTGGATACGTGGCAGAAGGCGGCAGACGCTTTGGCGCGGGCCGTGAAAATGGAGGCTCAGGCTCCGCTTGATTTAGCAGCCATCGAAAAGACGGCAGCGACTGCCAAAGATATTCAAACCAAACTGGCCGCGGCTCCGGACCCCGCACTTGCTGACCTTCCGTCCGATCCATCGCTGGCGGATCTCACGTCCGCGCTGGCCGCTCGGCAGCCTCGCCTTCAGGACGCGAAGCAAAAGCTGATTTCGCTCGAAGCGGAACCGGCAAGACGAATCGAACGGCGAGCCGCAATTGTGGGTGATCAGTCCACGCTGGCGGGCCGAAAAGAAGCGATCGAAAAAGAACTTGCTGCGCCCGCGCCAGCTGACGAATCCGCCTTCGCCACGGCCGCACGCCGAGCACTGTTGCAGGCTCGCTTGCGAGAAGTGATCGCAGAAGGCCCGGCTCACGCGGCCGAACTTGCGAAGTACGACGCGTCAAAAGCCGTCGATCTGCCGACGCTGCGAATTCAGGAAGCCCGCAAAGAGGTCACTCGCCTTCAGCAGGAAATCGACACACTCAACAAACGCATCACCGCCAGGCGCAGCAACGACGCGCGATACATCGCCGAACAGCTTGAATTGTTCGCTCAGGGGGAGCCGGTTCCCACGCCATACGACGTCAATGGGACGGGCGGGCAGCTGTATTCTGAGGCCCTCACCGAACCCAATGCTCTTGCGACGGCCACAACGACGGCTGAGCTGGCTGATGAAAACGTGGATGTCACCAGCAATTTGGCTCAGGCCACAAACGACCTGACAACGGCCAACCGCACGCTGGAAGCCTTTCGTGCTCGCCGAATCAAAACCAAGGAAGGCATTGACCGAGTCGGCCTGACGGGTGCAATCGGGCTGGAACTGCGTCGGCAATTGCGAAGTCTGGCCGATCCCGGAGTGATTCGCCAACGGTGCCGCGATCGCCAGGAGAAAATGCGAGACGTGGAATTTCGGCGGCTGGATCTGGAAGACCAGGCCGAACAGGTTGAACAACAGATGGAGTTGCTGAAGCTTCGGGATAGTCGCAGTGCCGAAGACGAAAAAGAATTGCGCCTCGCCACGGACAGGTACACCACGCTGGTGACCCTCGAAAAAAGCCTTGGCGAGTACTTCAACCGCCTGGGTGAGCTGGATGCCACAGAACAGGAGTATTTCCGCGAGATCGAAGAATTCAGCACCTTCATTCGTGAACGCGTGCTGTGGATTCGCAGCAATCGCCTGCCAGGCCACGATGATGCCGGAGAATTAATCGGCACGATTAAGTGGTTTGTGTCGCCAGTGAATTGGAATCGCGTCCGTGAAACCATCTGGAAGGACGCGAAGGAATACGTCGGCTTATACGGTTTGATCACACTGCTGATCACGCTGCTGTTTGTGATTCAGGGACGATTTCGCCACAGCCTGACTCGAATTGCAGAAGTCACCGCGCGGTCTACGTGCCGTGAATTTATGCCGACAATCCGAGCAGCCGTCCTCACCGCGATTCTGGCCCTCGCATGGCCCGCGCTGCCGGCATTCTTTTGTTGGCGCCTTTTGTCGGATGCTGCAGCCTCGCCATTGGTACTCGCGGTGGGCGAAGGACTACTGGCCGTGACTGTTGGATCGTTGACACTGAACCTGCTGCGTCAGTTGTGCCGACCGTCCGGCCTGGGACTGGCTCACTTCGAATGGTCCGCCAATGCGGTGCGCCTGCTGCGGTCACGAATCTACTCACTGATGTTGCTGCTGCTGCCGCTGCTGTTTGTCGAAACCACGCTTAACGCTCACGAAAACCCTCAGGGCCGAGACAGCCTTGAGCGACTTGTGTTTGTCGTATCGCTAATCGTGCTGGCGTTGTTTCAGTATCGAGTCCTGCATCCCAAGACAGGCGTGTTTCGCGATTACCTGGCCGCGAACACCAGCAGCTTTCCGTTTCGTCTGCGATGGCTCCTTTTCTGGGCGGCCGTCATGCTGCCGCTGACACTCGCCGCCCTCGCGATCATTGGCTACTACTATACAGCGTACGAACTTAGCTGGCGGTTGCATGTGACCACCTGGGTTTTGATTTCACTGCTGGTCTTGCGCGCATTTTTGATCCGCTGGTTCGTCGTCAGTCACCGACGCTTGCGCATCGAACAGGCGCGGCAACGACGGCAATCGCTGGCGGAAGAAGCCAAGGCTGAAGCCAGCCAGTCTGGTCTTCCCAAGCCGGCCCCGCAGGAAGCTGCCGTCGACTTGCAGGAAGTCAGTCAGCAGACGCAGCGGTTTATCGATTCCGGCCTGGCTATCCTGGGACTGGTTGTCATCTGGTTTGTCTGGGTCAACGTGCTGCCAGCACTCGGGATTCTGGACCGTTGGGGCCTGTGGGAAACGTCAGCCGACGTCACCGTGGAATACACGGACCAGGAAGGACGGAAAGGGTTTCGTACAGAACCGAAAATCGAATGGGTCACAGTGGCGGACGTGCTGATCGCCATCGTTCTGACCGTGTTGACATTCACCGCGGCCAGCAATATTCCGGGGCTGTTGGAGATTACGATTCTGCAGCGGCTTCCGCTGGAACCGGCCAGCCGCTACGCGTGTCGCATGGTTGGCCGGTACCTGATCGTTGTCGTCGGACTTGTGCTGGCGACCAACGCGATCGGTATCGGGTGGTCACAGGTGCAATGGCTGGCGGCTGCGCTGACCGTCGGTTTAGGGTTTGGTTTGCAGGAAATTTTCGCGAACTTCGTCTCCGGATTGATCATTCTGTTCGAACGTCCGGTTCGCATTGGTGACATTGTGACAATCGGCGAGGTGTCCGGATCGGTCAGCCGCATTCAGATCCGAGCCACCACAATTACTGACTGGGACCGCAAGGAATACATCGTCCCCAATAAAGAATTCGTCACCGGCCGCCTGCTGAACTGGACTCTGTCAGACACGACTAACCGAGTGCTCATCAACGTCGGCGTCGCCTATGGTTCCAACACCGAAAAAGCGAGGCAGCTGTTGCTGGAAACAGCCAGCAGTCATCCCAATGTGCTCACGGATCCTGCTCCAGTCGCGACGTTTGAAGGTTTCGGGGACAGCACGCTGAATTTGTTCCTCCGTTGCTACCTGCCGAATCTCGACAACCGCCTGGCGACTATCACCGACCTGCACGAATCCATCGATCGAGCCTTCAAGGTCGCTGGAATCGAAATCGCCTTCCCTCAGCAGGACCTGCACATTCGCTCGGTACCACCAACACTTGGAAACAACTCCGGCCCTTCCAGCTCGGACAGTTACGGCGAATCTCCCTGA
- a CDS encoding peroxiredoxin — protein sequence MTRCPIITAALLLACANPLWAKNPPVSLREGDAAPVFSGVDDKGNEWNSSDYIGRNVVVVYFYPADMTSVCTRQACSFRDQSEELGQAGIKVVGVSGDSVKNHQLFKKAHSLNFPLLADVDGSIAKAFGVPVRDGGEITRVVDGKQKKLVRGVTARRWTFVIGLDGTIMNRNTDVQAATDGKSVLKLVRHLTASAQ from the coding sequence ATGACCAGGTGTCCGATCATTACGGCGGCGCTGCTTTTGGCGTGCGCCAACCCCTTGTGGGCGAAGAACCCGCCTGTTTCGTTGCGCGAAGGCGACGCTGCCCCGGTCTTCTCGGGGGTGGACGACAAAGGCAACGAATGGAATTCTTCTGATTACATTGGCAGAAACGTTGTCGTTGTCTATTTCTACCCAGCCGACATGACCAGCGTATGCACTCGGCAGGCTTGCAGCTTTCGCGATCAAAGCGAAGAACTTGGGCAGGCGGGAATAAAAGTGGTGGGCGTCAGCGGCGATTCGGTTAAGAATCATCAGTTGTTCAAGAAAGCTCATTCGTTGAACTTCCCATTGCTGGCGGACGTCGACGGAAGCATTGCGAAAGCATTTGGAGTGCCCGTTCGCGACGGCGGCGAAATCACTCGCGTGGTCGACGGCAAACAGAAGAAGCTGGTTCGAGGAGTAACCGCCAGACGCTGGACATTTGTCATCGGGCTTGATGGCACCATCATGAATCGCAACACAGACGTCCAGGCTGCGACGGATGGGAAGTCAGTTTTGAAATTGGTTAGACATCTGACGGCTTCTGCGCAATAA
- a CDS encoding malate dehydrogenase has protein sequence MTAPIRVAVTGAAGQIGYSLLFRIASGQVFGPDQPVILHLVEIPPAMSALDGVEMELDDCAFPTLAGVVKADSDHLEDGFADCNYVLCVGSVPRGKGMERSDLIRINGPIFTSTGQAISSAAASDVRVLVVGNPCNTNCLIAMNNAPNVPNDRWYAMTMLDQNRAISQLAQKSGQPVSEVTNMTIWGNHSATQYPDFYNAKIDGKPATEVITDEAWLQGEFISTVQKRGAAIIQARGASSAASAANGIIDTVKAIANPTAAGATFSAAVCSDGSYGVDEGLISSFPLTSDGKNWSIVQGQSHNEFAQAKIDATVAELKEERDTVKDLLK, from the coding sequence ATGACCGCCCCTATTCGTGTTGCTGTTACCGGAGCCGCTGGCCAGATTGGCTATTCTCTGCTTTTCCGCATCGCATCCGGACAGGTGTTCGGCCCGGACCAGCCCGTCATTCTGCATTTGGTTGAGATTCCGCCTGCCATGTCCGCTCTGGACGGCGTTGAAATGGAACTCGACGACTGCGCATTCCCAACACTCGCCGGCGTCGTCAAAGCCGATAGCGATCATCTGGAAGACGGATTCGCCGACTGTAACTACGTCCTGTGTGTGGGCAGCGTACCTCGCGGAAAAGGCATGGAACGCAGCGACCTGATCCGCATTAACGGTCCAATCTTCACCAGCACCGGGCAGGCAATTTCTTCCGCCGCAGCGTCTGATGTTCGCGTTTTGGTAGTCGGCAACCCCTGCAATACCAACTGTCTAATTGCGATGAACAACGCTCCCAACGTACCTAACGATCGCTGGTACGCCATGACGATGCTCGATCAGAACCGAGCGATCTCGCAGTTGGCTCAGAAATCCGGCCAGCCGGTCAGCGAAGTCACCAACATGACGATCTGGGGCAATCACTCAGCAACTCAGTACCCCGACTTCTACAACGCCAAAATCGACGGCAAGCCTGCAACCGAAGTGATCACCGACGAAGCGTGGCTGCAGGGCGAGTTCATTTCGACCGTGCAAAAACGAGGTGCCGCGATTATCCAGGCTCGCGGAGCATCCAGCGCGGCATCAGCTGCGAACGGAATTATCGACACCGTAAAAGCCATCGCAAATCCAACGGCCGCCGGAGCAACCTTCAGCGCTGCTGTTTGCAGCGACGGCAGCTACGGAGTCGACGAAGGACTGATCAGCAGCTTCCCGCTGACCAGCGACGGCAAGAACTGGTCAATCGTACAAGGCCAGTCTCACAACGAATTTGCTCAAGCCAAAATCGATGCCACCGTGGCTGAACTGAAGGAAGAACGAGACACCGTGAAGGATCTTCTGAAGTAA
- a CDS encoding protein-tyrosine phosphatase family protein, with protein MIRIPNTTIWLGNSADLRDSRRMLGEGIDAIIDLAIEEPFPPLPRLINYCRFVVSDDGENDPAILQAAIAATAMFVQGGHRTGICCNAGLSRSLCVAAAVMSYVSAMSPNEALEAVSRIKPTDVNPALWRQIVTLPPLKR; from the coding sequence ATGATCAGAATTCCGAACACCACGATCTGGCTGGGCAACAGTGCCGACCTCCGCGACAGTCGTCGAATGTTGGGCGAGGGGATCGACGCGATCATCGATCTGGCCATTGAAGAACCTTTCCCCCCATTGCCTCGACTGATCAACTACTGTCGATTCGTGGTTTCGGATGACGGCGAAAATGATCCCGCCATTCTTCAGGCGGCTATCGCCGCGACAGCCATGTTTGTCCAGGGCGGCCATCGCACGGGAATTTGCTGTAACGCCGGATTAAGTCGCTCACTATGCGTCGCGGCGGCCGTGATGTCTTACGTTTCCGCAATGTCGCCGAACGAGGCCCTGGAAGCGGTGTCCCGCATAAAGCCGACTGACGTCAATCCTGCACTGTGGCGTCAAATCGTTACGCTCCCGCCCCTAAAGAGGTGA
- a CDS encoding prolyl oligopeptidase family serine peptidase, translating to MLSTLSACTTGALIFVATTACFAQRPSDQKVAELQTGLQQLQTQVDELSQRPELQKRDGRAQLADVAVFAKAVEWMLRHNEFPQKGYADQAARAIEIGLQRGKELQAKAASWETRPGVTVRGYFSRIDGSVQPYAVTLPEGVNPLSGDRWPLHLKLHGRADKMNEVNFIARHEGKPLPKDQTWIQLDVYGRGNNAYRWAGEVDVFEALADVRRRFRIDDDRITLHGFSMGGAGAWHLGLHYPAMWSSVGPGAGFVDFYKYQNQTEQRPPWQHETLGIYDAIDYAMNAANVPVCTYGGENDAQLVASTSMVEAAREADVDIKLLVGPGMGHKFHPDSFKEFMAFHKEKSAAGRRRGMGRPEIRFTTRTLKYNQCDWVTIREVDEVYSPSTVEAKIHDDGTITIFTKNVAALSVDRNVGASVVIDGDELPCRTAADGLLPDVFYRMSTDGWEVLGYEDSRSFSGNPDLHKRHNLQGPIDDAFMDSFLCVVGSGKATEAADNRWVDWTFKRFENEFDKWMRAKLPVVADADLTDEQMQASNLILFGDADANSVIKKMMPHLPVKWTEDEIIIGDKSFSRADHRVSLIYPNVLNQMHQRRTGTSGPLRYVVLNSGHTFHEKDFKASNSWLFPRMGDIAVQKVTRNGDGSYSEEIVWGANFDSEWKLR from the coding sequence ATGCTCTCGACTTTATCTGCCTGCACTACGGGCGCGTTAATTTTTGTGGCCACCACCGCGTGCTTCGCTCAGCGCCCATCGGATCAAAAGGTCGCGGAACTTCAAACCGGTCTGCAGCAACTACAGACGCAGGTCGACGAACTTTCGCAGCGGCCCGAACTCCAGAAACGCGATGGGCGAGCTCAATTGGCCGACGTCGCGGTGTTCGCCAAGGCCGTCGAATGGATGCTTCGGCACAATGAGTTCCCTCAAAAGGGATACGCGGATCAGGCTGCCAGGGCGATCGAAATCGGACTGCAACGTGGTAAAGAATTGCAGGCCAAAGCTGCGTCGTGGGAGACCCGGCCGGGTGTTACTGTGCGAGGCTACTTCTCAAGAATTGACGGTTCGGTGCAGCCATACGCGGTGACGCTGCCGGAAGGTGTCAATCCGCTGTCGGGTGATCGTTGGCCGCTGCATCTGAAGCTGCACGGGCGAGCCGACAAGATGAATGAGGTGAACTTTATCGCACGGCACGAAGGCAAGCCGCTGCCGAAGGATCAAACGTGGATTCAACTGGATGTGTACGGTCGCGGCAACAACGCTTATCGCTGGGCTGGCGAAGTCGATGTGTTTGAGGCGTTGGCTGATGTCCGACGTCGCTTCCGAATTGACGACGACCGCATCACGCTGCATGGTTTTTCGATGGGCGGCGCCGGTGCGTGGCATTTGGGGCTGCACTATCCGGCGATGTGGTCGTCAGTGGGGCCGGGAGCCGGCTTTGTTGATTTCTACAAGTATCAAAATCAGACTGAACAACGTCCGCCGTGGCAGCACGAGACGCTGGGCATTTACGACGCGATCGACTACGCGATGAACGCCGCCAATGTGCCGGTGTGTACATACGGCGGTGAGAACGACGCTCAACTGGTGGCCAGCACCAGCATGGTCGAAGCGGCCAGGGAGGCCGATGTAGACATTAAGCTGCTGGTCGGGCCGGGAATGGGGCACAAGTTTCATCCCGACAGCTTCAAAGAGTTCATGGCGTTTCATAAAGAAAAATCCGCCGCCGGACGTCGCCGCGGAATGGGGCGGCCGGAAATACGGTTTACGACTCGCACGCTGAAATACAACCAGTGCGACTGGGTGACAATTCGCGAAGTGGACGAGGTGTATTCGCCTTCCACGGTCGAGGCGAAGATCCATGATGATGGCACAATCACGATCTTCACCAAGAACGTTGCGGCATTGAGCGTCGATCGTAACGTAGGCGCCAGTGTGGTTATCGATGGCGATGAACTTCCCTGCCGGACGGCGGCGGATGGATTGCTGCCAGATGTTTTCTATCGGATGAGCACCGATGGCTGGGAGGTCCTGGGATACGAAGATTCTCGCAGCTTTAGCGGCAACCCGGATCTGCACAAACGCCACAACCTGCAGGGGCCGATCGATGACGCGTTTATGGACTCATTCCTTTGCGTTGTCGGCAGTGGCAAGGCAACCGAGGCCGCCGACAATCGTTGGGTGGACTGGACCTTCAAGCGTTTTGAAAACGAGTTCGACAAATGGATGCGAGCCAAACTGCCGGTCGTTGCTGACGCCGATTTGACGGATGAACAGATGCAAGCCAGCAATCTGATCCTGTTTGGCGACGCGGATGCCAATTCTGTCATCAAAAAAATGATGCCCCATCTTCCCGTGAAGTGGACGGAAGACGAAATCATAATCGGCGACAAGTCCTTTAGCCGGGCGGATCATCGCGTGAGTTTGATCTACCCAAATGTGTTGAACCAAATGCACCAGCGTCGCACCGGCACCTCGGGACCGCTTCGCTACGTGGTTTTGAACTCCGGCCACACGTTCCACGAAAAGGACTTTAAGGCGTCCAATTCCTGGCTGTTTCCTCGGATGGGCGACATTGCCGTGCAGAAAGTGACCCGCAACGGAGACGGCTCTTATAGCGAAGAGATCGTCTGGGGGGCGAATTTTGACAGCGAGTGGAAACTGAGGTAA